One window of the Mycobacterium haemophilum DSM 44634 genome contains the following:
- a CDS encoding MlaE family ABC transporter permease has product MTTAAVLRARFPRAVANLNRYGGAAARGIDDIGQMTWFGLVALGNIPNALSRYRKETLRLIAQIGMGTGAMAVVGGTAAIVGFVTLSGSSLVAIQGFASLGNIGVEAFTGFFAALINVRIAAPVVTGIAMAATVGAGATAELGAMRISEEIDALEVMGIKSISFLATTRILAGLVVIIPLYSLAMIMSFLSPQITTTVLYGQSNGTYEHYFRTFLRPDDVFWSFVEAIIITAVVMITHCYYGYHAGGGPVGVGEAVGRSMRFSLVSVQVVVLSAALALYGVNPNFALTV; this is encoded by the coding sequence ATGACAACAGCGGCCGTGTTGCGCGCCCGCTTCCCGCGGGCCGTCGCCAATCTGAACCGTTACGGCGGAGCCGCAGCCCGCGGCATCGACGACATCGGCCAGATGACCTGGTTTGGCCTGGTCGCCCTCGGGAACATCCCTAATGCGCTGAGCCGCTATCGTAAGGAAACGCTGCGCCTGATCGCCCAGATCGGCATGGGCACCGGTGCCATGGCCGTCGTTGGTGGCACCGCCGCGATCGTCGGGTTCGTCACGCTCTCCGGCAGCTCACTGGTCGCCATCCAGGGCTTCGCGTCGCTGGGGAACATCGGTGTCGAGGCGTTTACCGGCTTCTTCGCCGCACTGATCAACGTGCGCATCGCTGCCCCCGTCGTCACCGGTATCGCAATGGCGGCCACCGTCGGCGCCGGCGCCACCGCCGAACTGGGGGCGATGCGGATCAGCGAAGAGATTGATGCCCTGGAAGTGATGGGGATCAAGTCGATCTCGTTCCTGGCGACCACTCGGATCCTGGCCGGGCTGGTCGTGATCATTCCGCTTTACTCGTTGGCCATGATCATGTCGTTCCTGTCCCCACAGATCACCACGACGGTGCTCTACGGGCAGTCGAATGGCACCTATGAGCACTACTTCCGCACCTTCCTGCGTCCCGATGACGTCTTTTGGTCGTTTGTGGAGGCCATCATCATCACGGCGGTTGTGATGATCACGCATTGCTACTACGGGTATCACGCCGGCGGTGGACCCGTCGGCGTCGGCGAGGCCGTCGGGCGATCGATGCGTTTCTCGTTGGTGTCGGTGCAGGTTGTTGTTTTGTCCGCCGCGTTGGCGCTCTACGGTGTCAACCCCAACTTCGCTTTGACGGTGTAG
- a CDS encoding MCE family protein, with protein sequence MTSPAKINPSRKPPYKLAGAGLLVVAVVIFGLVYGQFRGDFTPKAKLTMLADRAGLVMDPGSKVTYNGAEIGRVANISETVRDGKPAAKFTLDVYPRYLSLIPANVNADIKATTVFGGKYVSLTTPEHPSPKRLTPQTVIDARSVTTEINTLFQTITSIAEKVDPIKLNLTLSAAAQSLAGLGERFGQSIVNGNAVLDDVNPQLPQARRDVQQLAALGDTYANAAPDLLDFLNNSVVTSRTINQQQKDLDQALLAAAGFGNTGADLFGRGGPYLVRGAADLVPTAQMLDTYSPAIFCTLRNYHDIEPKIASFLGGNGYSLNDHIEPLSGLGFMLNPTSAISILGGGVLSQGLLTPLGLAGVLNGAPNPYIYPENLPRVNARGGPGGAPGCWQHITRDLWPAPELVMDTGNSIAPYNHLDTGSPYAIEYVWGRQVGDNTINP encoded by the coding sequence ATGACATCACCAGCAAAGATCAACCCATCACGAAAGCCGCCGTATAAATTAGCTGGGGCCGGCTTGTTGGTCGTGGCGGTAGTGATCTTCGGCTTGGTCTACGGGCAATTCCGCGGAGATTTCACCCCTAAGGCCAAGTTGACGATGCTGGCCGATCGGGCTGGGTTGGTGATGGATCCGGGCTCGAAGGTCACCTACAACGGGGCCGAGATAGGCCGGGTCGCCAACATCTCGGAGACCGTGCGGGACGGCAAGCCGGCCGCCAAATTCACCTTGGATGTGTATCCGCGGTACCTCTCATTAATTCCCGCCAATGTGAACGCCGACATCAAGGCCACCACGGTCTTCGGCGGTAAGTACGTGTCCTTGACGACGCCGGAACATCCGTCGCCGAAAAGGCTCACACCGCAGACCGTGATCGACGCCAGATCGGTGACCACAGAGATCAACACGTTGTTCCAGACCATCACCTCGATCGCGGAGAAAGTGGACCCGATCAAGCTAAACCTGACGCTGAGCGCGGCCGCGCAATCACTGGCCGGGCTGGGCGAGAGGTTCGGACAGTCAATCGTCAACGGCAACGCGGTTCTCGACGACGTCAACCCGCAGCTGCCGCAGGCCCGTCGCGACGTCCAACAGCTGGCGGCCCTGGGCGACACCTATGCCAACGCTGCGCCGGATTTGCTTGACTTCCTTAACAATTCGGTTGTCACGTCGCGCACGATCAACCAGCAGCAGAAGGACTTGGACCAAGCGTTATTGGCCGCGGCCGGGTTCGGCAACACCGGCGCGGATCTCTTCGGCCGCGGTGGGCCGTATCTGGTGCGGGGCGCCGCCGACCTGGTGCCGACGGCTCAGATGCTGGACACCTACAGTCCGGCGATCTTCTGCACCCTGCGCAACTATCACGACATCGAGCCCAAGATCGCCTCGTTCCTCGGCGGCAACGGCTACTCGCTCAATGACCACATCGAGCCGCTATCGGGGCTGGGATTCATGCTGAACCCGACATCAGCGATATCCATCCTCGGGGGAGGAGTCCTCTCCCAAGGACTCCTCACGCCACTCGGGCTCGCCGGAGTGCTCAACGGAGCGCCGAATCCCTACATCTATCCGGAGAATCTGCCGCGGGTGAACGCTCGCGGTGGGCCGGGGGGTGCGCCGGGTTGCTGGCAGCACATCACCCGTGATCTGTGGCCCGCACCCGAGTTGGTCATGGACACCGGCAACAGCATTGCGCCGTACAACCACTTGGACACCGGTTCGCCCTACGCCATCGAGTACGTCTGGGGCCGTCAAGTAGGGGATAACACAATCAACCCATGA